The Candidatus Methylomirabilota bacterium genomic interval AGGTGGAGGTCCAGGCCCGGCAGCCCCATGTCGTGGGGCTCCCTCGCGACGTTCAATCGACCGAGGATCAGGCGTAGTCTTCGGGCATGCTTCGCTTGGATGCCCATGGTTGCTCCACGGAGAAAGAAGCGCTCCAAGCCCTTGTGCCTGAACTTCAGGATTGCCACGGGAGAAGTGTAACACGTAACGTCTCGGGTTGCAATCAGCGAGCAGAGGGGCTGCAGTGGACCGGGATCGCTGTTCTTACCGGTCCAAGTCCGTGACTGCAGATACTGTGAGATTGCCACGGTCGCTCCGCTCCCTCGCAATGACCGCCCGGGGGAGATCATTAGGCGATGTCAGCATAGGTTGGTGTACCGGTGGATGACAGTGATGAATGAGGCTCTTGAAAAGCGCGTCTGGATCGGCACATCGGGCTGGTCGTATCCAAGGGGGCAGGGGAGTTGGAACGGGATCTTCTATCCCGCAAAGCCCAAGAACGAGTTGGAGCTGTACAGCCGGGTCTTTAATGCCGTGGAGGTTAACTCTACCTTCTATCGGTTGCTCGATCCCGAGACGGCGAGGGCGTGGGCCACGATC includes:
- a CDS encoding type II toxin-antitoxin system RelE/ParE family toxin; its protein translation is MAILKFRHKGLERFFLRGATMGIQAKHARRLRLILGRLNVAREPHDMGLPGLDLHL